In Schistocerca serialis cubense isolate TAMUIC-IGC-003099 chromosome 3, iqSchSeri2.2, whole genome shotgun sequence, the following proteins share a genomic window:
- the LOC126469592 gene encoding prostatic acid phosphatase-like isoform X1: protein MKRLNGGPLVKHIIEKIQSQSNTSRTVSPKFLMFSAHDVTIVNVLQTMGFTELLKPQYGAAVIIELHSTNDSGYEVKVLYLNNASDSELHVLNTPGCTDKCHLQQFVDLMKPVLPDDWTVECQKLDS from the exons ATGAAACGTCTTAATGGAG gtcCTTTAGTGAAACACATTATAGAAAAAATCCAGTCACAAAGTAACACTTCAAGAACTGTGTCTCCAAAATTTCTCATGTTTTCTGCCCAcgatgttaccattgtgaatgttCTCCAAACTATGGGGTTCACAGAGCTATTAAAGCCACAGTATGGTGCAGCAGTTATCATTGAACTTCATTCAACAAATGACAGTGGTTATGAAGTTAAG GTATTGTATTTGAATAATGCTTCTGACAGTGAGCTACATGTTCTCAACACTCCTGGTTGCACAGACAAGTGTCATTTGCAGCAATTTGTAGATCTGATGAAACCTGTTTTACCAGATGACTGGacagtggaatgtcaaaagctagacagctaa
- the LOC126469592 gene encoding putative acid phosphatase 5 isoform X2: MKRLNGGPLVKHIIEKIQSQSNTSRTVSPKFLMFSAHDVTIVNVLQTMGFTELLKPQYGAAVIIELHSTNDSGYEVKAGTKE; the protein is encoded by the exons ATGAAACGTCTTAATGGAG gtcCTTTAGTGAAACACATTATAGAAAAAATCCAGTCACAAAGTAACACTTCAAGAACTGTGTCTCCAAAATTTCTCATGTTTTCTGCCCAcgatgttaccattgtgaatgttCTCCAAACTATGGGGTTCACAGAGCTATTAAAGCCACAGTATGGTGCAGCAGTTATCATTGAACTTCATTCAACAAATGACAGTGGTTATGAAGTTAAG GCTGGCACCAAAGAATGA